A genome region from Sphingorhabdus sp. SMR4y includes the following:
- a CDS encoding glycosyltransferase → MTQTLRILTLSTLFPNAAAPNFGIFVERQTAELARRPETSVTVVNPLGIPFWPLDRLTQYQALGQLPEQETWRGLDVFRPRFRLVPKIGGASNPRRIVKAILPLAKALHDKAPFDLIDAEFFYPDGPAALQLAEALDIPFTIKARGADIHHWGSDPKCRVQILRAAEKASALLAVSGALKQDMVALGMDGRKISVHYTGLDQGSFAPLDRVAAKKELGVSGPLFITTGALIARKNQDLVIRALAQIPDATLLLAGAGEEEQNYRALADQLGLTDRVRFLGSVPHEQLPKLTAAADIAILVSKSEGLANAWVEALACGTPIIISEAGGARELVSSREAGRVVDQTPDAIVAAARAILSAPPAQDRVRLSVRNFSWQNNGDQLLTILRQAAGRD, encoded by the coding sequence ATGACACAGACGCTCCGCATCCTGACCTTGTCGACATTATTCCCGAATGCGGCAGCACCGAATTTCGGCATATTTGTAGAGCGACAGACTGCAGAACTGGCACGCCGTCCGGAAACCAGTGTGACAGTTGTCAATCCGCTTGGAATACCATTCTGGCCACTGGACAGGCTCACCCAGTATCAGGCGCTTGGACAACTGCCGGAACAGGAAACGTGGCGCGGCCTCGACGTGTTCCGTCCCCGTTTCAGGCTGGTTCCGAAAATTGGCGGCGCCAGCAATCCGCGCCGCATCGTCAAGGCGATCCTGCCGCTGGCGAAGGCACTGCACGACAAGGCCCCCTTCGACTTGATCGACGCCGAGTTTTTCTATCCCGATGGCCCTGCAGCCCTGCAGCTCGCCGAGGCGCTCGACATTCCCTTCACCATCAAGGCGCGCGGGGCTGACATCCACCATTGGGGCAGCGATCCGAAATGCCGTGTCCAGATATTAAGGGCGGCGGAGAAGGCCAGCGCGCTGCTCGCAGTATCTGGCGCGCTGAAGCAGGATATGGTCGCTCTGGGCATGGATGGAAGGAAGATTTCCGTCCACTACACCGGACTCGATCAGGGCAGTTTTGCGCCGCTCGACCGGGTTGCGGCGAAGAAGGAGCTTGGCGTAAGCGGACCTCTTTTCATCACCACCGGTGCGCTGATAGCACGCAAAAATCAGGATCTGGTGATCCGCGCCCTGGCCCAGATCCCGGATGCCACGTTGTTGCTCGCCGGAGCGGGAGAGGAAGAGCAAAATTACCGTGCCCTTGCCGATCAGCTCGGCTTGACCGACCGCGTCCGTTTTCTGGGCAGCGTGCCGCACGAACAACTGCCAAAGCTGACCGCTGCGGCCGATATCGCCATATTGGTGTCAAAGTCCGAAGGACTTGCGAATGCATGGGTCGAGGCGCTCGCTTGCGGCACGCCCATCATCATCAGCGAGGCTGGTGGTGCGCGGGAACTGGTCAGCAGTCGGGAGGCCGGACGGGTTGTTGATCAGACGCCTGACGCAATCGTGGCAGCCGCCAGGGCGATCCTCTCCGCCCCCCCGGCGCAGGACAGGGTTCGCTTGTCAGTCCGCAACTTCAGTTGGCAGAATAATGGTGACCAGCTGCTGACGATATTGCGACAGGCAGCCGGCAGGGATTAG
- a CDS encoding Mth938-like domain-containing protein — protein sequence MVELRKDVEFTGPVITGFTASGFKCGDRRFDQGLLISPEQALAWDGSAVDNLNLAEILSSLNLSPRPEFLLLGSGPSMLQPPAAFRREVEAAGMGLEVMDSRAAARTWGVLRAEERWIIGALLPLA from the coding sequence TTGGTAGAGCTGCGCAAGGATGTTGAATTTACCGGACCGGTCATCACCGGTTTTACGGCCAGCGGTTTCAAATGCGGTGACCGACGGTTCGATCAGGGGCTGCTGATTTCCCCCGAACAGGCTCTCGCCTGGGACGGGTCGGCGGTCGATAATCTCAATCTCGCCGAAATTCTGTCCAGCCTCAACCTGTCGCCACGGCCTGAATTTCTTCTGCTTGGCAGCGGCCCGTCGATGCTGCAACCGCCTGCTGCCTTCCGGCGGGAAGTGGAAGCGGCGGGCATGGGGCTGGAAGTTATGGACAGCCGCGCTGCAGCGCGGACATGGGGGGTGTTGCGGGCCGAAGAGCGCTGGATAATCGGCGCGCTCCTGCCACTAGCCTAA
- the secF gene encoding protein translocase subunit SecF, translating into MRLLKLVPDNTNFGFLKWRNIAMAFSILTIIASIGLVATKGLNFGVDFIGGQMIQATFTETETAPISELRDSVGGLGYGEATIQRFGDANEVSIRMRLPAEAESRPEAANEMTEKIVATIKADHPDVRIDGVESVSGKVSSELFETGAYSLLFAVIAISIYIWIRFEWQFGVGALFALVHDVALTFGLFALTQMEFNLNIVAALLTIIGYSLNDTIVVFDRIRENLKKYRKMDIIGLLDLSVNETLARTVMTSLTMLIALGALILWGPDVIFGFSVAMFFGVFVGTYSSIYMAAPILIWLKVGPDTFVPAEQDNKTAEKVGGPEQIG; encoded by the coding sequence ATGAGATTGCTGAAACTTGTTCCTGACAACACCAATTTCGGATTTCTGAAATGGCGCAATATCGCCATGGCTTTCAGCATCCTGACGATCATCGCATCGATCGGTCTGGTCGCGACCAAAGGCTTGAATTTTGGCGTCGACTTTATCGGCGGCCAGATGATTCAGGCAACTTTTACCGAGACCGAAACGGCGCCGATCTCCGAGTTGCGGGACAGTGTCGGAGGGCTTGGCTATGGCGAAGCGACGATCCAGCGATTTGGCGATGCCAATGAAGTGTCGATCCGTATGCGGCTGCCGGCAGAAGCGGAATCGCGTCCGGAAGCAGCCAATGAAATGACCGAAAAGATCGTCGCTACGATCAAGGCGGACCACCCCGATGTGCGCATCGACGGCGTGGAATCGGTATCCGGCAAGGTTTCGTCGGAACTGTTTGAGACCGGTGCCTATTCGCTCCTTTTCGCGGTGATCGCGATCTCCATCTATATCTGGATCCGTTTCGAATGGCAGTTCGGGGTCGGTGCGCTGTTTGCGCTGGTGCACGACGTCGCGCTAACTTTTGGCCTGTTCGCGCTGACGCAGATGGAATTCAACCTCAATATCGTTGCCGCGTTGCTGACGATTATCGGCTACTCGCTTAACGACACGATCGTGGTGTTCGACCGTATTCGCGAGAATCTGAAAAAATATCGCAAGATGGACATCATCGGCTTGCTCGATCTGTCGGTGAACGAAACCCTGGCCCGGACCGTGATGACCAGCTTGACCATGCTGATCGCACTGGGAGCGCTGATCCTCTGGGGGCCGGACGTGATTTTCGGCTTCTCCGTCGCGATGTTCTTCGGCGTGTTCGTCGGCACATATAGCTCGATCTATATGGCCGCACCGATCCTGATCTGGCTCAAGGTCGGGCCGGACACATTCGTCCCCGCTGAGCAGGACAATAAGACGGCGGAAAAGGTTGGTGGTCCGGAACAGATTGGCTGA